In Salvelinus fontinalis isolate EN_2023a unplaced genomic scaffold, ASM2944872v1 scaffold_1547, whole genome shotgun sequence, the sequence CGTTTATGTTAAGAGTGCCCTTATTTAAATGTATTCGTCAATAAGTCTCGTTTTTGTCCGGAGTTAAACTGAATGTCTTGTTATAGGCTGTTCGTATATTGTCTAGTACACGATCTTGTCTTCCATTCAAAATGGCtgcttgtgtgtttgtgcatcttCTTCCTGTTTAAAAACTCACACCAAGGGCTTCTGTAGAGCGATGTGGAAACATGGTCCTAAAGAAACAACAGAATCGCATTGAAATCTGGGAGACTGTGAAATAAAACATATTAATGCCACTAAAAAGATGTGTGGTCATATTTTAATGTACACTACAATGCTTTTTCACAGTTTGATAAGGATGCATTGGGGTCTTCCCAGCAACATTTGTTACCATGCCATAATTTGAACAAGCATTATGCACAAATGAAGACTAGTAGTTTGAGTTCAGAATTCCTGTGCAGTGTGTTTTCTGTAGGAGTATTAGCAGTATAGTAGATCCATTCAGCAGAGTCAGTAGATGAGTATTCCTCTCTGTCACTCAGTCTTCTTCTCTGGCATAATGGTCCTCAGCTCCGCACTGCGGGCCTTATCAATCACCTCCAGCTCACGGATTTTCTGGAAGGCGAGGAGCCACAAACAACCGTTAAAaaggtgtgagagagtgagtgtacCTACGTGTGTTATTCCGCGTTGTGTTCACCAGTGAATCTGTATCATCGAAACTGTTGTTTTTAGGTGTAGATTATTTTCCTTAAAGACATTCCTGTGACATGAGGTATATCAGACAACTTACCTGtgagatctctgtgttgatgatgTTGTGATACTGCTTCCCTTTCCCCAGGGCTGTCATCTCCTCCAGAAACTCCTTCCTCTCCTCAATCTCATCCAAAACTAGGAAAGGAACACAACCCTTAGAAAACTTGAAGACCGTACATCAAACCAAGGAGAAACTCCTTAATCAAACACTGTGTTGGGACGGGGTTACAGTAGGTTGGGGCAAATTACTTTATTAGTTTAGTAGAGTCATATAGAACTGAATTGAAATGAGGCGAAAGTTATGTATGTGAGGAGGAGAGATATATGTAGAAAACATGTAGGAGAGCCAGAGATGTGGACGACATGTTTCCCCGTGGCCAGAAAGCagtaactctctccctctctgaggtAAACCTCACCCTCCTGGAagcggtccctctcctcctctgggcCCTGGTCCAGGGAAATGTTCCTGGGACGACTGGGTCTGGGTTCCTCCTGTCCCGTAGCTAGAATGTTCTGGagcctcctcttctccttctctaaaTCTCCTTACAGAAGAAGAAGTGAGGGAGAGAATGAATGCACATACATCTCTTATCCAGATCTCTCatagagggaaagggggatacctagtcagttgtacaactgaatgcattcaaatgAAATGTGAGAGAACTACTGTAAAAGAGGGCTCACACACATAGGCCTAAATGActtctttcttcttttttttttacaagaagATAATGGTGGTACATTTGTTCCCAGGTGTCCCTGACCAACTATCAGTGAACTAGTTCTGATATCAGAAGAACAGGGCCTCCTATCTTTAGAATTCCAAGCGTCTCGGACAGTTGAAAGGTAGTAGAGTTGAAGCAGAACACATACGTGTGGCACTGGGGCGGAACCTATCTCTGGTGTAGTTGTCCCCAGAACTACAATTGTCAGCGGTGCGCCTCAGGGGCTTGGCTGGAGTGCGGGTTGTGCTATTCTTTACGACTTTGGGTTTGGGCAGTGAGGGAGGTGCCGATGATGTGGGGTTGCAGGTCAATGGCAAAGCTGATCCCTCTGAAAGTGCAGACAAACATAACATTATTTTACCTTTGATTTTGCCAAACATTCATAAAACTTAAATTAATGATAGGACTCAAAATAGAGCAACAGGTGTGGAGGAAGTTCAAGCAGTAAGTCAACAATACTTTCCAAGAGAAGATGGATAACAAACATGTGACACTCACTCTTAAGTTTGTCATTGATCTGTCTTTGCTGGAAGTTGGTGAGTCTCGACTCTTGCATCATTACTGTGAAACCAGAGCACAGGTAGGGTTATTGTATTTGTGTGGATCTAAcgcttatatacacacacacacacacacacacacacaaagagagagaacaaaacccCACATTTCAGCATCTCCTGAATCTCCTTGCTGTACTGGGTCCTTCTAGGACAGTTCCACAGACCTCCACCAGCTTGATTACGAGAAGACGTCTCCATCTGCAACGAATGACGGAGAAGTTATCTAAAgccagctggctaacgttagctgctgCTGAGCAAAGCCCATGGCAGATAACAAAACGTTGCATGCTAGGAAGTCAAGATACCCAAACTGCAAACATTTAATATATTTATCAAGACATAACTAAACAGTGTTGTATTTCTTACCATGGATTTCTATTTTTCTCAACTTTCTTGACGCTGCACCATGGGATAATGATGGCAGTGTTTCTTCCGGACATAGCTGGCGGCTGCCATAGAAACCATAGATTTTAAAGCCACGTGATGAGGCATTTGGTCTTGCAGTACAATATTGACCCACTAGAGGGAGGCAAAACCACAGATAATTGTACAAGGCATATAGAGCCATGGAAAAATGAGGTGTTCATTTTTGTGCAATAATGTGTTTGAGTGTAACTTATATTTTAAATGTTGAAGaattaaccttttttttttttaaatgttttctatTTGTGTTTCTTGACTCGAGTATCAACTGTGTAGAGCATGGCACATGATTTATCGTTCCAAAGAGTTTGGGTATCAACTTGTGCGTTGTGAGACTGTCCTAACTAGCTAAAACATCAACATTTTTACCCCATCATCTAGGTTGCTGACTGCTGTTGAATGCTTGAATCCATTACATTTCGTAGCTGAACTGTGAAGTGCGAGCAAACGtagcgag encodes:
- the LOC129849593 gene encoding UPF0193 protein EVG1-like — protein: MMETSSRNQAGGGLWNCPRRTQYSKEIQEMLKLMMQESRLTNFQQRQINDKLKKGSALPLTCNPTSSAPPSLPKPKVVKNSTTRTPAKPLRRTADNCSSGDNYTRDRFRPSATRDLEKEKRRLQNILATGQEEPRPSRPRNISLDQGPEEERDRFQEVLDEIEERKEFLEEMTALGKGKQYHNIINTEISQKIRELEVIDKARSAELRTIMPEKKTE